From one Brachypodium distachyon strain Bd21 chromosome 4, Brachypodium_distachyon_v3.0, whole genome shotgun sequence genomic stretch:
- the LOC100836203 gene encoding ABC transporter F family member 1, whose product MVSDASKKKAAQKKAAAAAKRGAKVPSSTSSSSSSASAKAAADALAAIHLSDRTCTAVLTSHPLSRDIHIESLTLTFHGHDLLVDTELELNYGRRYGLLGLNGCGKSCLLKAIGCRELPIPEHMDIYHLSHEIEASEMSALEAVISCDEERVKLEKEAEVLAAQDDGGGEALERVYERLEAIDVSTAEKRAAEILFGLGFNKQMQAKKTRDFSGGWRMRIALARALFMNPTILLLDEPTNHLDLEACVWLEETLKKFERILVVISHSQDFLNGVCTNIIHMQNRKLKLYTGNFDQYVQTRAELEENQMKQFRWEQEQIASMKEYIARFGHGSAKLARQAQSKEKTLAKMERGGLTEKVARDRILTFRFTDVGNLPPPVLQFVEVTFGYTEDNLIYKKLDFGVDLDSRVALVGPNGAGKSTLLKLMTGELVPLDGMVRRHNHLRIAQFHQHLAEKLDLDLSALQYMMNEYPGNGEERMRAAIGRFGLSGKSQVMPMRNLSDGQRSRVIFAWLAWREPQLLLLDEPTNHLDIETIDSLAEALNEWDGGLVLVSHDFRLINQVAQEIWVCEKQAVTRWEGDIMEFKEHLRNKSGLSDD is encoded by the exons ATGGTGTCCGAcgccagcaagaagaaggccgcgcagaagaaggcggcggccgcggccaagAGGGGGGCCAAGGTGCCctcgtcgacctcctcctcctcctcctccgcttccgccaaggccgccgccgacgcgctcgCCGCCATTCACCTCTCCGACCGCACCTGCACCGCCGTCCTCACCTCCCACCCGCTCTCCCGGGACATCCAT ATAGAGTCTCTCACTTTGACATTCCATGGCCATGATCTACTTGTAGATACGGAGCTGGAACTTAACTATGGAAG GCGCTATGGCTTGCTTGGTTTGAATGGCTGTGGAAAGTCCTGCCTTCTTAAAGCAATAGGATGCAGAGAGCTTCCTATCCCTGAACACATGGATATATATCACCTCAGCCATGAGATCGAGGCTTCAGAAATGTCTGCACTAGAAGCAGTCATTAGTTGTGATGAAGAAAGAGTCAAGTTGGAAAAGGAAGCTGAAGTTTTGGCTGCTCAA GATGATGGTGGAGGTGAAGCTTTGGAACGCGTGTATGAGCGGTTAGAAGcaattgatgtatctactgcTGAAAAGCGTGCTGCTGAGATTTTGTTTGGCCTGGGTTTTAACAAGCAGATGCAGGCCAAGAAAACTAGGGATTTTTCTGGTGGTTGGCGCATGAGAATTGCATTGGCAAGAGCTCTGTTCATGAATCCAACCATCCTTTTGCTTGATGAGCCTACTAATCATCTTG ATCTTGAGGCGTGTGTCTGGTTGGAAGAAACGCTAAAGAAATTTGAGCGTATACTTGTTGTTATATCACACTCCCAAGACTTTCTAAATGGAGTATGCACAAACATCATACATATGCAGAATAGGAAGCTTAAGCTGTACACTGGTAATTTCGATCAGTATGTCCAAACACGAGCTGAACTGGAAGAAAATCAAATGAAACAGTTCAGATGGGAGCAGGAGCAGATTGCTTCGATGAAAGAGTACATTGCACGTTTTGGTCACGGGTCTGCCAAACTGGCACGGCAGGCTCAAAGTAAAGAGAAAACACTAGCTAAGATGGAGCGCGGCGGGCTGACAGAGAAGGTTGCAAGAGACAGGATACTAACATTCCGCTTTACAGATGTTGGCAATCTCCCACCACCGGTGCTGCAGTTTGTTGAAGTGACGTTTGGGTACACAGAGGATAACCTGATCTACAAGAAGCTTGATTTTGGTGTTGACCTTGACTCTAGAGTTGCACTAGTTGGTCCCAACGGGGCGGGGAAAAGCACACTTCTGAAGCTGATGACTGGCGAGCTGGTACCACTGGACGGTATGGTGAGGCGGCACAACCACCTTCGGATCGCACAGTTCCACCAGCATCTGGCGGAGAAGCTGGACCTGGATCTTTCGGCCCTGCAGTACATGATGAATGAATACCCTGGTAACggggaggagaggatgagGGCGGCGATTGGCAGGTTTGGGCTGTCTGGAAAATCGCAGGTGATGCCAATGAGGAACCTGTCGGACGGGCAGAGGAGCCGTGTGATCTTCGCATGGCTGGCATGGAGGGAGccacagctgctgctgctggacgaGCCGACGAACCATCTGGACATCGAGACGATCGACTCGCTGGCGGAGGCGCTGAACGAGTGGGACGGTGGGCTGGTGCTGGTGAGCCATGACTTCAGGCTGATCAACCAGGTGGCGCAGGAGATCTGGGTCTGTGAGAAGCAGGCGGTGACACGGTGGGAAGGCGATATCATGGAGTTCAAGGAGCACCTGAGGAACAAGTCTGGCCTGTCGGACGACTGA
- the LOC100831769 gene encoding transcription factor RAX2 — MGRAPCCDKGSVKKGPWSPEEDRKLKDYIHKFGTGGNWIALPAKAGLKRCGKSCRLRWLNYLRPNIKHGGFSDEEDRVICSLYASIGSRWSVIAAQLPGRTDNDIKNYWNTKLKKKLLLNVMSHSHSQIRSSKEPPPPAAAANVGIGGADDHPPLALFSQLLLDQQHYHSSSSLMFGIGGDHHHYQQQQQMAPSSSVFLNDFDLMISSGSGSDGLEQSSIFAGLQLQQQEELPAADGLMPQLDHHHHHHHHRLYAYGSSYVEDQHEMKPLVIAPSTGSFLYAAATATPGTRYQY; from the exons atgggtagGGCTCCATGCTGTGACAAGGGGAGCGTGAAGAAAGGGCCCTGGTCGCCCGAGGAAGACAGGAAGCTCAAGGACTACATCCACAAGTTTGGCACCGGCGGCAACTGGATTGCGCTCCCCGCCAAAGCCG GCCTGAAGAGGTGTGGGAAGAGCTGCCGGCTGCGCTGGCTCAACTACCTGAGGCCAAACATCAAGCACGGGGGCTTCTCGGACGAGGAGGACAGGGTCATCTGTAGCCTCTACGCCAGCATCGGGAGCAGGTGGTCCGTCATCGCGGCGCAGCTCCCCGGGAGGACCGACAACGACATCAAGAACTACTGGAACACCAAgctcaagaagaagctacTACTCAACGTCATGAGCCACAGCCACAGCCAAATCAGGTCGTCCAaggagcctcctcctcctgctgctgctgctaatgTCGGGATCGGAGGAGCAGATGATCACCCACCACTCGCATTGTTCTCCCAGCTGCTGCTTGATCAGCAGCACTACCATAGCTCGTCGTCTCTCATGTTTGGAATTGGAGGCGACCACCACCattaccagcagcagcagcagatggcGCCATCGTCGTCTGTCTTCCTCAATGACTTTGACCTCATGatcagcagcggcagcggcagtgaTGGCCTGGAACAGAGCTCCATCTTCGCCGgcttgcagttgcagcagCAGGAAGAACTTCCAGCTGCTGACGGCCTGATGCCTCAGCtggatcatcatcatcatcatcaccatcacCGGCTTTACGCGTACGGCAGCAGCTATGTGGAGGATCAGCATGAGATGAAGCCGTTGGTGATTGCGCCGTCGACGGGTAGCTTCTTGTACGCTGCTGCCACGGCAACCCCAGGGACTAGGTACCAATATTAA
- the LOC100836506 gene encoding mannan synthase 1 — translation MGSLSLVTMMRGAWLAVRHSVVVPALQVAVYLCAAMSLMLFVERLYMGLVVAGLWLRRRCNRRLNSAADEDDDKKLIMADSDDLESTGADRPMVLVQIPMFNEKQVYRLSIGAACGLWWPSEKLVIQVLDDSTDGSIRSLVQAECWRWASKGVHIQYENRSNRSGYKAGAMREGLKKHYARGCEFVAVFDADFQPDANFLRRTVPLLQTDPGVALVQARWRFVNADECILTRIQEMSLDYHFSVEQEVGSACHAFFGFNGTAGVWRVQALADAGGWKDRTTVEDMDLAVRASLRGWRFVYVGDVQVRNELPSTFKAYRYQQHRWSCGPANLMRKMFREIVVSRQVSAWKKLHLLYGFFFVRKVVAHLVTFLFYCVVIPACVLVQGDVRLPKYVAMYVPAVITLLNAACTPRSWHLLVFWILFENVMSMHRSKATIIGLMEASRANEWVVTEKLGSSSTTVTATTTTAAAKGKKKRDQNQSFHAAEILMGLCMLYCAIYDIIFGHDHFYVYLLMQSAAAFIIGFGYVGTQ, via the exons atgggGAGCTTGAGCCTGGTGACGATGATGCGTGGGGCATGGCTGGCAGTGCGGCACTCGGTGGTGGTGCCGGCGCTGCAGGTCGCCGTGTACCTTTGCGCCGCCATGTCGCTCATGCTCTTCGTCGAGCGCCTCTACATGGGGCTCGTCGTTGCAGGGCTGTggctccggcgccgctgcAACCGCCGCCTGAACTCCGCCGCAGACGAAGACGATGACAAGAAGCTGATCATGGCGGATTCCGACGACCTGGAGTCCACCGGCGCAGACCGGCCCATGGTCCTCGTGCAGATCCCCATGTTCAACGAGAAACAG GTGTATCGGCTGTCGATCGGCGCGGCGTGCGGGCTGTGGTGGCCGAGCGAGAAGCTAGTGATCCAGGTGCTGGACGACTCGACGGACGGCAGCATCCGGTCGCTGGTGCAAGCCGAATGCTGGCGGTGGGCGAGCAAAGGCGTCCACATCCAGTACGAGAACCGGAGCAACCGGAGCGGCTACAAGGCCGGCGCCATGCGTGAGGGCCTCAAGAAGCACTACGCCAGGGGGTGCGAGTTCGTGGCCGTCTTCGACGCCGACTTCCAGCCCGACGCCAACTTCCTCCGCCGCACCGTGCCACTCCTCCAGACCGACCCGGGCGTGGCCCTCGTGCAGGCCCGGTGGCGGTTCGTCAATGCCGACGAGTGCATCCTCACCAGGATCCAGGAGATGTCCCTCGACTACCACTTCTCCGTCGAGCAGGAGGTGGGCTCTGCCTGCCACGCCTTCTTCGGCTTCAACGGGACTGCCGGGGTGTGGCGGGTCCAGGCCCTGGCCGATGCCGGTGGTTGGAAGGACCGGACCACCGTGGAGGACATGGACCTTGCCGTCAGGGCCAGCTTAAGGGGCTGGAGGTTTGTCTATGTAGGAGATGTTCAGGTCAGGAATGAGCTGCCCAGCACCTTCAAGGCTTACAGGTACCAGCAGCACAGGTGGTCTTGTGGTCCGGCAAACCTGATGAGGAAGATGTTCAGGGAGATCGTGGTCAGCAGGCAGGTGTCGGCATGGAAGAAGCTGCACCTCCTCtatggcttcttcttcgtcagGAAGGTGGTGGCGCACCTTGTCACCTTCCTCTTCTACTGTGTTGTCATCCCAGCATGCGTGCTGGTGCAAGGGGACGTGCGCCTGCCAAAGTATGTGGCAATGTATGTCCCCGCCGTCATCACCCTGCTCAACGCCGCCTGCACCCCTAGGTCATGGCACCTGCTCGTCTTCTGGATCCTCTTTGAGAACGTCATGTCCATGCACCGCTCCAAGGCCACCATCATCGGCCTCATGGAGGCCAGCCGCGCCAATGAGTGGGTCGTCACCGAGAAGCTCGGCTCGTCATCTACTACTGTCACTGCAACGacaaccaccgccgccgccaaggggaagaagaagagggatCAAAACCAAAGTTTCCATGCTGCGGAGATCCTCATGGGCCTCTGCATGCTCTACTGTGCCATCTACGACATCATCTTCGGTCACGATCACTTCTATGTCTACCTTCTCATGCAATCCGCTGCCGCCTTCATCATCGGATTTGGCTATGTTGGGACTCAATAA